One part of the Lytechinus pictus isolate F3 Inbred chromosome 3, Lp3.0, whole genome shotgun sequence genome encodes these proteins:
- the LOC129256929 gene encoding protein lifeguard 4-like: MSTKIPIEGDSVLEDFYHSTSVMSAHIDIRMNFLRKVFGILSAQLLMTAVVSGIFMYFEGVKNYIQESPGMLMIAFVLSFIFLVALMVKSREYPANMILLACFTLVEAYSVGTVVTFYDKSVVIEALFLTLAVSFSLLVFTVQSRKDFSTWGAGLYAGLMILIVGGLLQLFIPHSDMLELVIAIGGAIIFSLFLIYDIHLIMHKLSPEEYIMASINLYLDLINLFLYILRILNQANKK; the protein is encoded by the exons ATGTCCACCAAAATCCCAATAGAAGGGGACTCTGTCCTAGAAGATTTCTACCATAGCACTAGTGTAATGTCTGCTCATATTGACATCAGAATGa ATTTCCTGAGGAAGGTGTTTGGTATATTGTCTGCACAGCTTTTGATGACTGCTGTGGTGTCAGGAATCTTCATGTACTTTGAAGGAGTCAAGAATTACATACAAGAAAG tcCTGGTATGCTGATGATTGCCTTTGTATTGTCTTTCATCTTCTTGGTTGCACTCATGGTGAAGAGCAGGGAGTACCCAGCAAATATGATTCTGCTTGCTTGCTTT ACTCTGGTAGAAGCATATTCAGTAGGTACCGTTGTGACCTTCTATGACAAGTCTGTAGTGATTGAAGCTCTCTTCTTGACATTAGCTGTATCATTCAGTCTGTTGGTCTTTACTGTTCAGAGCAGGAAAGACTTTAGTACATGGGGTGCGGG TTTGTATGCaggtttgatgattttgattgttgGTGGTCTCCTTCAACTCTTTATTCCTCATTCTGACATGCTGGAGCTAGTCATTGCCATCGGTGGTGCTATCATCTTCAGTCTCTTCCTCATCTACGACATTCATCTTATTATGCATAAGCTCTCACCAGAGGAATACATTATGGCTTCTATCAACCTTTACTTAGACCTTATCAACCTGTTTCTTTATATCCTTCGCATTCTCAACCAAGCCAACAAGAAGTGA